In Pseudomonas abieticivorans, the genomic window TGAAGACCCCGCGTTCGGCCGTGGCGCCAGCCCCATGAACCGCTACAATGGCGACCCGCAACAAACGCCCAACCCTTGCGTACGGCCACTGGGCCAGGGCCCCTATTACGCGGTCACCGTGCAACCGGCTGACCTGGCCTGCAGTGCGGGCTTGAGCGGCAACGCCGATGGCCAGGTGCTGGACACCCAGGGCCAGGTGATCGAAGGGCTGTATGCCTGCGGCAATGACCTGACCTCGATCTTTCGCGGCACCTACCCAGGCCCGGGGACCACGCTGGGGCCGGCGATTGTGTTTGGCTGGCGGGTGGCGCGGCATGCGGCGGGTATTGGCCAGGCGGCTGTCAACGCCTCGGAACGCAGCGCGGCCATGGCCCGTTGATAAAGGGTTCTGACGAAGGGCTAGGCACATTTGGCTAGCTCATTTCGCGAGCTCGGCTTCAGCGCTGCGGGCTTGGCTGGTGCGCTGAACGTGTCCACGCCAACCGTCAACGAAGAGTGCTTGCCCTCATAGCGTTTGGAACCCAAACAACACCGCGGGATTGTCCACCAAAATCGCACTGCGCTGTTGTTCAGACGGCGCCCACTGCCCCAACAAATTGAACAGGCTCAGGTCATCCGGCACTGGCGTCTCCCCCGCCTGCGCCGCCGGGTGCGGCCAGTTCGAGCCCCAGACCACGCGCTCCGGTGCCGCGGCAAGGTAACTGCGAGCAACCTGCGAGGTATCGCCATAGCCGGGCGGCCCCACCCGGGTATCCATGTAGGCACCGGACAGTTTGACCCAGCCCCGCCCGCTGTCCAGCGCGCGGCGCACCACCTTGTACGCATCCGAAGTCACGCCCGCCGGTTGCGGCACATGGCCCATGTGGTCGAACACCACGGGCGTGGGCAGCGTGAGCAAGCGATCGGACAACTCCACCAACTGCGCGGCAGGCATGTAGAACTGCATGTGCCAGCCCAGTGGGTGGATGCGCTGTGCAAGCAGTTCGATGTCTTGCGGGCGCACCGGGTTGGTTCGGCCGAACAGCACGCGAATCCCCCGCACCCCACGCGCATGCATGTCTGCCAACGCAGCGTCGCTGATGCTCGGGTCAATGACTGCGATACCTCGGGCCGAGTGCCCCATTTGCGCCAAGGCGTCGAGCAGGCAAGCATTGTCGGTGCCATAGGCCGACGGCGTGACGATCACGTTGCGGGTGGTGCCCAAACGGCGTTGCAACACACGGTAGTCGGCCACCGTCGCATGTGCCGGGGTCAGCCTGGCGCCTGGCACGAAGGGGAAGCGATTGTCGTAGATATGATGATGGCAATCGCAGGCGCCCGGTGGGGCCGCAAACAGGGGCTTGGTCGGTAACGCTGGCTCAGCGGCGGCCAACACGCGGCCGACACCGAACATCATCATACCCGTGGTGGCCAGGCCACCCAGCACTGCCCTGCGGCTGTACGGTAATTGCGTCATTGAAGTTCCCCGCTCGTTATTGTTATTGAGAAAAATGCACCCGGTTCGAGCGCCTGATCAGCCAACCAACGCCCACCACTGCCAGCGCCCCGCTGCCAGCCGCCAGGTAATGCAGTACTTGCCCGGCCACCGGCAACCACCCCGCCACCAGGCGATCGGTCACGGCCATGCCGCCCGCCACCCAGCCCAACAGCCCGGCCCCCAGCACGATGACCCAGGGAAAACGCTCCATCACGGCCAGGACCAAACGGCTGCCCCAGACAATGATCACGATGCTGATCAGCACGCCCAACGACACGATGAAAAGGTCACCTCCTGCCGCGCTGGCCACGGCCACCACATTGTCCAGCGACATCACCGCATCAGCGACGATGAGGGTGCGCACCGCAGACAAAAAGGTCGCGCCGCCATCGATTTCGGCGTCGTCATCACTGGCCGCCAACAGCTTGATGCCGATCCACAGCAACAGCAGCGCGCCGACGATTTTCAGGCCCGGTAGGCCGAGCAGCTTCACCGCGCACACCAACATCAGAATGCGCAGCACGACCGCGCCGGCCACGCCCAGCAGTACCGCTTTGCGCCGCAGGTGCGCCGGCAGGTTGCGCGATGCCAACGCGATGACGATGGCGTTGTCGCCACCCAGCAACAGGTCCAGCAATACGATTTGCGGTAACGTGGACCAGGCGATGGCCTCGAAAAAAGCGTGCATACAAGGGTCTCGCAAGTTTAAAAGTCAGTGGGCGAAAACCGGTACGATCCCCGTCAGCAACGCGATGGCCAACAGGATCAAGCTGCTGATAAACGACCATTTGAGGGTGAAGCGCTGGCTCTCGGCGTAGTCCAGGTCGAGCATGCTGACCACCAGGTAGGTCGAGGCCACCAACGGGCTCAAGATGTGCACCGGCTGCCCCACCAGGGAGGCGCGGGCCATTTCGATGGCGCTGATGCCATGGTGCTGGGCGGTTTGCGCAAGGATCGGCAAAATGCCGAAATAGAACACGTCATTGGAGACCAGCCACGTCACCGGGATGCTCAGCAAAGCGGTGATCAACGCCATGTAAGGGCCCAGGCTGTCTGGCACCACCTGCACCAGGCCACTGGCCACGGCGTTGGCCATGCCCGCGCCGTTAAGCACGCCGGTAAAAACGCCCGCAGCGAAGATCAGGCTGGACACCGCCAGTATCGGCGGCGCATGCAATGCCAGTTGGTCATGCTGCGCCTTGAGGCTGGGGAAGTTCACCACCAGCGCGATGCACGCCGCCACCATGAACAGGTAGCTGAGCGGCAGCACTTCCAGGCACAGGCCCACCAGCAGCGCGACAGTCAGCAACCAGTTGAAATAAAAACGCCACCCCCCCTGCCCGCGATGCTGGCTGCGTTCGGCGAAGTCACCGTTCAAATCGATCGCCCCACCCAAGCGCGCCCGCTCGCGGCGGCCGAACAGGTAGGCGAGCACAAACGTCCAGGCCACGCAACCGAGCAGTGCCGGCAGCATGGGCACGAACATCTGGCCCACGTCCACGTGCATGGCGGTGGCCGCTCGCGCCGTCGGCCCGCCCCACGGCACCATGTTGCCCAGGCCCGCCACCTGCAGCAGCAGGCAGCACACCATCGGCAACGACAGGCCCAAGCGTTTGTAAATCGGCAAGAAGGCCGACAGCACGATCATGTAGATGGTCGCCCCATCGCCATCCAGCGCGACGATGAACGCCAACGCCACGGTGCCGATGAAGATCCGCACCGGGTCGCCCTTCACCGCGCCGACGATGCGTGACACCAGCGGGTCGAACATCCCGGCCTCGGTCATGGTCAGGAAGTACAGCATGGCGAAGATCATCAGCACCCCGTTGGGTGCGACCATCTTCAGCCCGTCGATCACGTACCTGGGCAGGTCCGCGTAGAAGCCGCCGATCAAGGCAAATAGGGTGGGGATCAAGATCAGTGCGGTCAGCGCCGAGAGCTTCTTGCTCATCAGAAAATAGATAAAGCAGGCCAACATGATGAAGCTGAGCAACATGAGCATGGCGGGTTCCTGTTTCTTATAGTTGTTCAGGTGTTGCGAATCAGACCGGCAGCCCCTTGGCGCGCAGCAGCGAATCAAAACGCTCGGGGTCGGCGGTGCCGGCCTGGTTGGTTTCACGGATGCCCGCCTCGCGCTGCAGGTGCGCCAGGGTCTTGGGCAGCAAGGCGCCAGCGTCTTGCGCCGGGATGGCGATGACCCCGTCGGCATCGCCCAGCACCAGGTCGCCCGGCAGCACGCACAGGCCGGCGCAGGCGATTGGCACGTTGATCTCACCCGGGCCGTCCTTGCTCGGCCCGCGATGGGTGTGCCCGGCGGCGAACACCGGGATGATGCCTTCGGCCAGCTCTTCCAAATCGCGCACCGCACCGTCGATGACGATGCCGCCCAACTTGACTCGCAGCGCCGTGGTGCGCACCAGGCCACCGATCACCGCCTGGCTGACGTCGCCGCCGCCGTCGATCACCAGCACGTCGCCGGGCTGCACCATCATCAGCGCCTTGTGCACCATCAGATTGTCGCCAGGGCGCACGCGCAGGGTAAACGCCGGGCCGCACAGTTTGAGGGCCAAGTCACCGTGGTAAATGCGCAGGCCTCGGGCACCGATGCTGCGGCCCATGCAGTCACCCGCCACGGCTACCGGGATGTCGCGAAAGGCCTGGACCAAGTCGGCTGGCAGGCTGTCGACCCGTGGGTTGATGCGGTAGCCGGCGGGCCATTGCTGGGGAGTGGTCATGAGGCAATCCTGTTCTATCGGTTGAAGACACAAGGGTTTACACAGGCGCTGGGCGCCACCGGGGTACCGTTCAAATAGCCGAGCACGTTCTGCACCGCGCCCAGTGCCATGGCGGCCAATGCTGCCGGGGTGGAACCGCCGACGTGAGGGGTCAACACCACGTTGTGCAGGGTGAGCAGCGGGCTATCGGCGGGCAGCGGCTCCACGGCCATGGTGTCCAGGCCCGCGGCAAATAGCTGGCGATCACGCAGCGCTTGAATCAGCGCCGGTTCGTCGATCACTTCGCCACGGGCGGTGTTGATCAGCAGTGCATCCTGCGGCAACAACGCCAGTTGCTCGGCACCGATAAAGCCACGGGTTTCAGGGGTCAGGGGCACGTGCAGGCTGAGCACCTGGCTGCGCGGCAGCAGGTGCGCCAGCGTCTGGGCACGTTCGGCACCCTGCAGATCGGCGCCGGCTGGCAACAGCGGGTCGTACACCACCACTGGCATGCCGATGGCCTGGCAAGCCTGCGCGACACGCCGTGCCACTTGGCCGTAACCGACCAGGCCCAGGGTGCGGCCGCTCAACTGCAAGCCATCCTGCGCGCGGGACCAACGCCCGGCGCGCAGTTCGCTGTCCATCCAATTGACCTTGCGCGCTGCGGCGAACATCAGCGCCAGGGTCATCTCGGTGACCGATTGGGCGTTGGCCCCCGGCGTCACGTACACCGGAATGCCGCGCTCGGTGGCCGCGGGCACGGCGATATTACTGACGCCCACGCCATGTTTGGAAATCACCTTCAGCGTGGGGCAAGCGGCGATCGCCGCCGCACTGAGGTCCAGAGTACGGGAGATCACTGCGTCGATGGGCTCGCGGGCCATCAGCCGTTCGATATCGGCAGCGCCCTGCCCGGCCGCAATGAACAACACCCGGCAGTCCTGGGCGGCGAGCAGATCGAGGCCGGCCCGGGCCAGTGTGGGCGCGGTGACCAAGAGGGTATGAGGCATGAGGTACGACTCCGGCTTTTTGTTTTTAGGCCCCTTTTGAGTGGGGCATGCCGGAAGTATCACGCGGACAAATGTTCGAATCTATTAGCGTATTTTCAACGAATCTTTCCCCTCAGGAATGATTCACCTGTTGCAGCACTTCGATGAAGCGTCGGGTCGCAGGTGACAGGTAGCCGTCCGTTCGCCTGACCACGCCCAGGCTACGGCGCAAGGTGGTGGCCGGGTTGTGCAGTTCCACCAACCCATGGGCATGGTGCCCGGCCTGTAAATACTGGCGGGACACAAAGCTCAGCAAGCCCGTTTCCGCGATCAGGTTGGGCACCGCCGCAATCGAACTGGTGACGATCGCCACCTGCAACGGTGGCAAGCCATGGCGTTTGAACACACCCTCCAGCCACTGCCGCGTGGCCACCGAGGGCGACGACAGAATCCAGCGGTAATCGCACAATGCCTGGATGGAGAATGCCTGACCCGCCAACGGGTGATTGGCGATGGCCGCCACCACCACTTCATCGTCGGCAATGGCTTGTTCCACCAGGTCATCATCGCGCGTGCCCAAAGGCCCCACCACGATATCGAGCAACCCTTTGCGCAATGAATCATGCAGCACATCGTTCATGCCGATCTGCAAATCCAGCACCACGGCAGGCGCCTGCTCCTGCAACAGGCGACACGCCTTGGGCATCAGGTACTCCGCCGTGGTGGCCGCCGCCCCCACCCGTATCGTCCCGGCCAAGCCCTTGCCCAGGGACGAGGTTTGCCGGTGAGTTTCATCGAGCATGCGCTCGATCTGCAGCGAGCGGTCGCGCAGCAACTGGCCGGCATCGGTGAGGCGGATGCCGCGGCCAATGCGCTCGAACAGCTCGGCATCGTAGGCGCTTTCCAGCCGGTCGATGCATTTGGACAGGGCGGACTGGGAGATGTGCAACGCTTCGGAGGCTCGCCCCAGGTGGCCAAGCTCGGCCACTTTGATGAAGTAAACCAGATCGCGGATTTGCAGGTTGATGCTCATGGGCGGGCGCTGCTCCGTAGCGGGCCTTTGATGTAGAGGCGGGAGGATATCGCATTCCGGTTAATGAAAAACCCAGCACGGGGGCTGGGTCTCGGGGGCGGCTATTGGTCTTCTTGCTCAGGCTTTTTGGCCGGGTTGTCGATGGGCGGCGGGTGCGGTGGGTCGGTCATGGGGTCGGTGACGTCTGGCGAATCGGGGTCGAAACCCAGTTCGTCGTCCTGGCCGCCGGCGTGTTGGGCGCTGGGATTCTTCATGATGAATCTCCGTTCAAGGGCGTGGGAGGTCCACGCCTGGTATTGAGAACGGTCGGTGTTGGGGGAGTGCCGGGGAATAGACGAGCGGTGGACCTTAATTGAACGGTAGGGCGTTGCGCTACAAGGAGGTACACCGGTTGCAGGGTGGTGATCATTGAGGTGGGCCCGGCAGGGGTTCAACGGCAGGTCCTGCATGAAACCGCCATCAGCCCGTGAGCGGGCACGAGGCGCGCGGGTCTCCCCGCGCCCTGTAGCGGATCAGATACCAGACTTGATCCTCGTCCAAATGCGGGTCATCAGCCGTTCGATGTCCATCGGCACCGGCGCCAGGCTGAACAGGTTGGCGCGTTGCTCTTCAGGGATGAACAGCGCGGTGTTTTTCAAAAGCTCCGGGGTGATGGCCGCTTGTGCGTCCTTGTTCGGATTGGGGTAGCCGATCACGTTCGACACCTGGGCGATCACCGCCGGGTCCAACAGGTAGTTGATGAACGCCAGGGCCTCCTGCGGGTGTTGGGCGCCCTTGGGGATGGCCATGGTGTCGGCCCACATCAACGTGCCTTCGCGGGGCAACAGCATGCGGATGTCATTGCCCTTGCTGGTGGATGCCGCCATCATTTGCGCCTGCAACACGGCCGCCGACCAGCCCACCGCGATGCACACGTCACCATTGGCCAGATCGGATGCAAGCTTGGCCGAGTTGAAATAGCGAATGTAGGGGCGAATCTTCAGCAGCAGGGCTTCGGCCTTTTGGTAGTCGGCCTTGTTCTGGCTGCTGGGATCGAGGCCCAGGTAGTGCATCACGATCGGCAACAATTCCTCGGGCGCGTCCAGAAAGGCCACGCCGCAGCTTTGCAGCTTGGCGATGTTTTCTTCCTTGAACAATAGGTCCCAGCTGTCGAGCTTGGCGCCCTCGCCAAGGGCGGCCTTGACCTTGTCGGCGTTGTAGCCGATCAAGGTAGTGC contains:
- a CDS encoding amidohydrolase family protein, which translates into the protein MTQLPYSRRAVLGGLATTGMMMFGVGRVLAAAEPALPTKPLFAAPPGACDCHHHIYDNRFPFVPGARLTPAHATVADYRVLQRRLGTTRNVIVTPSAYGTDNACLLDALAQMGHSARGIAVIDPSISDAALADMHARGVRGIRVLFGRTNPVRPQDIELLAQRIHPLGWHMQFYMPAAQLVELSDRLLTLPTPVVFDHMGHVPQPAGVTSDAYKVVRRALDSGRGWVKLSGAYMDTRVGPPGYGDTSQVARSYLAAAPERVVWGSNWPHPAAQAGETPVPDDLSLFNLLGQWAPSEQQRSAILVDNPAVLFGFQTL
- a CDS encoding TerC family protein: MHAFFEAIAWSTLPQIVLLDLLLGGDNAIVIALASRNLPAHLRRKAVLLGVAGAVVLRILMLVCAVKLLGLPGLKIVGALLLLWIGIKLLAASDDDAEIDGGATFLSAVRTLIVADAVMSLDNVVAVASAAGGDLFIVSLGVLISIVIIVWGSRLVLAVMERFPWVIVLGAGLLGWVAGGMAVTDRLVAGWLPVAGQVLHYLAAGSGALAVVGVGWLIRRSNRVHFSQ
- a CDS encoding RraA family protein, yielding MTTPQQWPAGYRINPRVDSLPADLVQAFRDIPVAVAGDCMGRSIGARGLRIYHGDLALKLCGPAFTLRVRPGDNLMVHKALMMVQPGDVLVIDGGGDVSQAVIGGLVRTTALRVKLGGIVIDGAVRDLEELAEGIIPVFAAGHTHRGPSKDGPGEINVPIACAGLCVLPGDLVLGDADGVIAIPAQDAGALLPKTLAHLQREAGIRETNQAGTADPERFDSLLRAKGLPV
- a CDS encoding polyamine ABC transporter substrate-binding protein produces the protein MNIIHRVFAVLLALSCLCGGGAFAAEREVNIYNWVDYLPAQVIKDFESKTGIKVNYDVFDSPHTLEAKILTGTSGYDVVFPNSIQIAKFIDAQAIQKLDRSQLPNWQHLDPGIMKNLERVDPANQYAVPYLWGTTLIGYNADKVKAALGEGAKLDSWDLLFKEENIAKLQSCGVAFLDAPEELLPIVMHYLGLDPSSQNKADYQKAEALLLKIRPYIRYFNSAKLASDLANGDVCIAVGWSAAVLQAQMMAASTSKGNDIRMLLPREGTLMWADTMAIPKGAQHPQEALAFINYLLDPAVIAQVSNVIGYPNPNKDAQAAITPELLKNTALFIPEEQRANLFSLAPVPMDIERLMTRIWTRIKSGI
- a CDS encoding DUF6021 family protein, with amino-acid sequence MKNPSAQHAGGQDDELGFDPDSPDVTDPMTDPPHPPPIDNPAKKPEQEDQ
- a CDS encoding hydroxyacid dehydrogenase, which encodes MPHTLLVTAPTLARAGLDLLAAQDCRVLFIAAGQGAADIERLMAREPIDAVISRTLDLSAAAIAACPTLKVISKHGVGVSNIAVPAATERGIPVYVTPGANAQSVTEMTLALMFAAARKVNWMDSELRAGRWSRAQDGLQLSGRTLGLVGYGQVARRVAQACQAIGMPVVVYDPLLPAGADLQGAERAQTLAHLLPRSQVLSLHVPLTPETRGFIGAEQLALLPQDALLINTARGEVIDEPALIQALRDRQLFAAGLDTMAVEPLPADSPLLTLHNVVLTPHVGGSTPAALAAMALGAVQNVLGYLNGTPVAPSACVNPCVFNR
- a CDS encoding CitMHS family transporter, producing MLMLLSFIMLACFIYFLMSKKLSALTALILIPTLFALIGGFYADLPRYVIDGLKMVAPNGVLMIFAMLYFLTMTEAGMFDPLVSRIVGAVKGDPVRIFIGTVALAFIVALDGDGATIYMIVLSAFLPIYKRLGLSLPMVCCLLLQVAGLGNMVPWGGPTARAATAMHVDVGQMFVPMLPALLGCVAWTFVLAYLFGRRERARLGGAIDLNGDFAERSQHRGQGGWRFYFNWLLTVALLVGLCLEVLPLSYLFMVAACIALVVNFPSLKAQHDQLALHAPPILAVSSLIFAAGVFTGVLNGAGMANAVASGLVQVVPDSLGPYMALITALLSIPVTWLVSNDVFYFGILPILAQTAQHHGISAIEMARASLVGQPVHILSPLVASTYLVVSMLDLDYAESQRFTLKWSFISSLILLAIALLTGIVPVFAH
- a CDS encoding LysR family transcriptional regulator, whose translation is MSINLQIRDLVYFIKVAELGHLGRASEALHISQSALSKCIDRLESAYDAELFERIGRGIRLTDAGQLLRDRSLQIERMLDETHRQTSSLGKGLAGTIRVGAAATTAEYLMPKACRLLQEQAPAVVLDLQIGMNDVLHDSLRKGLLDIVVGPLGTRDDDLVEQAIADDEVVVAAIANHPLAGQAFSIQALCDYRWILSSPSVATRQWLEGVFKRHGLPPLQVAIVTSSIAAVPNLIAETGLLSFVSRQYLQAGHHAHGLVELHNPATTLRRSLGVVRRTDGYLSPATRRFIEVLQQVNHS